A window of the Candidatus Hydrogenedentota bacterium genome harbors these coding sequences:
- a CDS encoding 9-O-acetylesterase: MYRKVVRGRRALNLVLLLTIATGLLGSAAYAADLKLPAIFSDHAVLQQKAPVPVWGWGEPGANVTVTVARNSKSATVGPDGRWRVDLAPMKAGGPYELTVASGDRQIVLKDILIGEVWFASGQSNMQWSIKNTDNWEQEVAQCANDKIRIAMIFREVSTTPLDDVRGLTPWAPCTSESMTNCYNGEGFSAVSYYFAKYVQAKLRVPVGIVNTSWGGTRIEPWTPPVGFEGLPSLAGILADIRMNTPNSAEYQAALRDAIAKAEAWIPAAKQALEAGAFPPALPTIASASTLNGSGSPTALYNAMVAPLVPYANRGFIWYQGESNRGEGMLYRDKMEALIKGWRAVWNDDKLACYYVQLAPFNYGNSPQALPEIWEAQSAALGIPGTGMAVINDIANVSDIHPRNKNDVGKRLALLALNKTYGKGVKCEGPTFDRFKVEGNEMRVYFKHARSLKTRDGAAPTWFALCGPDGVYHPANAAIEGSHLVLTANGVSTPVAVRFAWDHIAEPNLLNEADLPASAFRAGAVPVDGPLRAYVPEAHDMQVVYALDPTQAAVSNGNVVYDVDNRKEFEGKTIERIGYLLLLIAQDGSAQWVYTEMDPFTQNVNLIGVPTPEARFQQDLSNLVVKSNIQAVPNGNLSKGAIELWSCNYGPENARGIAGASKEKFDFGDTIAPDASIGYGCLQINDIAAGTTLLAYNNHRGGRDADVGIGNCPGDQPDWTFSKSAQKYASGRLLVVVKVAAGAAAGK, encoded by the coding sequence ATGTACCGGAAAGTTGTACGGGGCCGACGCGCCCTGAATCTCGTTCTGCTATTGACCATCGCGACGGGCCTGCTGGGTTCTGCGGCATACGCCGCGGACCTGAAGTTGCCGGCCATCTTTTCCGATCACGCCGTGCTGCAGCAGAAGGCTCCAGTACCGGTGTGGGGATGGGGAGAACCCGGAGCCAACGTCACGGTCACTGTTGCGCGAAACAGCAAGAGCGCGACGGTCGGTCCTGACGGTCGCTGGCGCGTCGATCTTGCCCCAATGAAGGCAGGCGGTCCATATGAATTGACGGTTGCCAGCGGCGATAGGCAAATTGTTCTGAAAGATATCCTAATCGGCGAAGTCTGGTTCGCTTCCGGCCAGTCTAATATGCAATGGAGCATCAAGAATACGGACAACTGGGAGCAAGAAGTGGCCCAGTGCGCCAACGACAAGATCCGAATCGCGATGATCTTTCGCGAAGTCAGCACAACACCGCTTGACGATGTGCGCGGGCTGACGCCGTGGGCCCCGTGCACAAGCGAGTCAATGACCAACTGCTACAACGGCGAAGGCTTCTCCGCCGTCAGCTACTACTTCGCGAAATACGTGCAGGCAAAGCTCCGTGTGCCCGTCGGAATCGTAAACACGAGCTGGGGCGGCACGCGCATCGAACCGTGGACCCCGCCGGTCGGGTTCGAAGGATTGCCTTCGCTGGCGGGCATCCTTGCGGACATTCGCATGAACACGCCGAACAGCGCCGAATACCAGGCTGCCCTTCGCGACGCGATAGCAAAGGCGGAAGCGTGGATTCCCGCGGCGAAGCAAGCGCTTGAAGCAGGCGCCTTCCCGCCCGCCCTTCCTACCATCGCCTCCGCGTCCACACTCAACGGCTCCGGTTCGCCGACAGCGCTGTACAACGCCATGGTCGCCCCGCTAGTGCCCTACGCGAACCGCGGCTTCATCTGGTATCAGGGCGAGTCCAATCGCGGCGAAGGCATGTTGTATCGCGACAAGATGGAAGCCCTGATCAAAGGCTGGCGCGCTGTGTGGAACGACGACAAGCTGGCCTGCTACTACGTGCAGTTGGCGCCCTTCAACTACGGCAACAGCCCGCAGGCACTTCCGGAAATCTGGGAAGCGCAATCGGCGGCGCTTGGCATTCCTGGCACGGGTATGGCCGTTATTAACGACATCGCAAACGTGTCAGACATCCACCCGCGCAACAAGAACGACGTGGGCAAACGGCTTGCCTTGTTGGCCCTCAACAAGACCTATGGGAAAGGGGTCAAATGCGAAGGACCAACCTTTGACCGCTTCAAAGTCGAAGGAAACGAAATGCGCGTGTACTTCAAACACGCACGTTCGCTCAAGACACGCGACGGCGCCGCGCCTACGTGGTTCGCTTTGTGTGGGCCGGATGGCGTGTACCATCCCGCAAACGCGGCTATCGAGGGCTCTCACCTCGTCCTGACGGCAAATGGAGTCTCGACACCTGTGGCCGTTCGCTTCGCGTGGGACCATATCGCGGAACCGAATCTGTTAAATGAAGCCGATCTTCCCGCATCGGCATTTCGCGCGGGCGCCGTGCCGGTGGATGGTCCGTTGCGCGCCTATGTGCCCGAGGCCCACGACATGCAGGTCGTCTACGCCCTTGACCCAACCCAGGCTGCTGTCTCAAACGGCAACGTTGTATACGACGTTGATAACCGCAAAGAGTTTGAAGGTAAGACAATCGAACGCATCGGTTATCTCTTGCTGCTCATCGCGCAGGATGGGTCCGCACAGTGGGTCTACACGGAAATGGATCCATTCACGCAGAACGTCAACCTGATTGGAGTGCCGACACCCGAGGCGAGATTCCAGCAGGACCTCAGCAATCTAGTCGTTAAGAGCAACATCCAGGCGGTACCGAACGGTAACCTATCCAAAGGCGCCATCGAACTCTGGTCGTGCAACTACGGCCCCGAAAACGCGCGCGGCATTGCGGGCGCCAGCAAGGAGAAGTTCGACTTCGGCGATACGATCGCTCCGGATGCCAGTATCGGCTACGGGTGTCTGCAGATTAACGACATCGCAGCAGGAACTACACTCCTCGCCTACAATAATCATCGAGGCGGTCGCGATGCGGATGTAGGCATCGGCAACTGCCCGGGGGATCAACCGGATTGGACCTTCAGCAAGAGCGCCCAGAAGTATGCGTCGGGTCGCTTGCTCGTGGTTGTGAAAGTCGCGGCCGGGGCCGCCGCAGGCAAATAG
- the pseI gene encoding pseudaminic acid synthase, with protein sequence MAFSSHLHIGGRRVGPDEPVYVVAELSGNHLGDYARAEALVRAAHDAGANAVKLQTYTPDTMTIDCDGEPFRITGGTAWDGRTEYDVYREAQTPWEWQARLQSVAHSLKMDFFSTAFDATSVAFLEDLHVPVHKVASFELTDHALIRAVAATGKPVVLSTGLATLDEIEEAVNVAANAKCNELALLQCVSAYPAPPSDMRLRTIPDLASRFGVVAGLSDHTLGSVAAVAAVAVGACIIEKHITLARADGGPDGSFSTEPAEFRALVDAIRTAESALGQARYGPSESETPLRMYRRSLFVVENMKKGEEFTTANIRSIRPGQGLPPKRLAEVLGRHAACDILRGTPLSDSLID encoded by the coding sequence GTGGCCTTCTCAAGCCACTTACACATTGGCGGCCGCCGGGTCGGTCCCGATGAACCCGTCTATGTCGTCGCCGAACTCTCCGGAAATCACCTAGGTGACTACGCTCGGGCCGAGGCGCTTGTGCGTGCCGCTCACGATGCCGGCGCCAACGCCGTCAAATTGCAGACATATACGCCCGATACGATGACCATTGATTGTGACGGTGAACCGTTTCGAATCACCGGTGGCACCGCGTGGGACGGGCGCACGGAGTATGACGTCTATCGAGAGGCCCAAACGCCGTGGGAATGGCAGGCCCGCCTGCAGTCTGTTGCACATAGTCTAAAGATGGACTTCTTCTCGACCGCGTTCGATGCGACGTCAGTGGCATTTCTTGAGGACCTTCACGTTCCCGTGCACAAAGTAGCATCCTTCGAGCTCACGGACCACGCCCTCATTCGTGCCGTGGCTGCCACCGGCAAACCGGTGGTTCTCTCGACGGGCTTGGCTACGCTCGATGAAATCGAAGAAGCCGTGAACGTCGCGGCCAACGCCAAATGCAACGAACTGGCCTTGCTCCAGTGCGTGAGCGCATATCCCGCGCCCCCAAGCGATATGCGTCTGCGTACGATACCCGACTTGGCTTCGCGATTCGGTGTAGTCGCTGGTCTATCGGACCACACGCTTGGTTCTGTTGCTGCTGTGGCCGCGGTCGCGGTAGGCGCCTGCATCATTGAAAAACACATCACGCTCGCGCGGGCTGACGGAGGACCGGATGGATCTTTCTCAACGGAGCCGGCGGAGTTTCGTGCATTGGTAGACGCCATTCGAACCGCTGAATCCGCTTTAGGGCAGGCGCGCTATGGTCCGAGTGAATCGGAGACACCATTAAGAATGTATCGGCGCTCGTTGTTCGTCGTGGAGAACATGAAGAAAGGCGAGGAATTCACGACGGCGAACATACGTTCAATTCGCCCAGGCCAGGGGCTTCCTCCAAAGCGTTTGGCTGAAGTCCTTGGAAGACACGCCGCATGCGACATACTTCGCGGCACACCGCTGAGCGATTCGCTGATCGATTAG
- a CDS encoding 4Fe-4S cluster-binding domain-containing protein: MSLSGKRLLHLGGALFQTPALACAKRLGCHVILLDYNSDVPGRAYADTFESVSTTDFEGALTVARKHRIDGVMTYASDSSVATVAHVARELHLPGNPPEATDIIRRKDLFRVFQQERGLPHPKFFATGSLEEALARIDELTFPVVVKPVDSAGTKGQSVIYGKREVGYALETALARSRMKRAVFEDFVHTDMMELDGDVWFERGRLAFRHYGHNHFLKNRISNVPSGEIFPGFFDESLARHLDGQFNVVIEGLGLRAGCMNFDALANEDKVYILDIGLRNGGNFVPDVIKLSTGFDLTEAAVYSALGVDYPCESLYCANPKPVASYLMGSRFSGRFEGYEFSPELKPYVVETRLFAKPGSDIQPFTRADMAAGIAFMEFPDMDVLRESMEHIEDLVKLRVVPVRDAYRHTNGSTGPRPKRGTVVDGEFKEFPELISPFLRQKLIDAEANNNQDILRVLGRQYVETAEESHIRVEEGLKHYEASEQIIWEGERLHGVERLYRRLILFEPLYQCVAHCRYCLRRNYEPFHQTREDIRRIARYVGQAEGHDELREVLVTGGDPFLAPHKVEEFLDAISECAPQIQIVRVATRVPIHQPDRVNDRLLATLGKPYPFRVEVATQINHALELFPEVEEAYRRVLDTVRVVYNQTVLLRGVNDTLDELVELCDRLRLIGIENHYLFHCVPIGGLNSLRTPLMRGIELARALSSCGRISGRAKPQFAVMTAIGKITLYEGAIVDHKDNKYLLRSDYDYEERLAWNPTWRLPANAVVGADGKLCVWYEDAAEEVVRAPHSPALAVRG; this comes from the coding sequence ATGTCGTTATCGGGTAAGCGGTTACTGCATTTGGGAGGGGCGTTGTTTCAGACCCCTGCGCTTGCCTGCGCCAAACGGCTCGGTTGCCACGTCATTCTGCTTGACTACAATTCAGACGTTCCCGGACGCGCCTACGCGGATACGTTCGAGTCCGTCTCCACTACCGACTTCGAGGGCGCACTTACCGTCGCCCGGAAACACCGCATCGATGGAGTCATGACCTATGCCTCCGATTCATCGGTGGCCACTGTAGCCCACGTTGCGCGAGAACTGCATTTGCCCGGAAACCCTCCCGAAGCCACCGACATCATTCGCCGAAAGGACCTTTTCCGCGTCTTTCAGCAGGAACGGGGACTACCCCACCCGAAGTTCTTCGCTACCGGATCCCTGGAAGAAGCACTGGCGCGCATTGACGAACTGACATTCCCCGTTGTCGTGAAGCCGGTCGACTCCGCCGGAACCAAGGGACAGTCGGTGATCTACGGCAAGCGAGAAGTAGGCTATGCATTGGAAACCGCCTTGGCGCGCTCCCGAATGAAGCGAGCGGTCTTCGAAGACTTCGTCCATACCGACATGATGGAACTTGACGGCGATGTGTGGTTCGAGCGGGGACGCCTGGCGTTTCGACACTACGGGCACAACCATTTTCTCAAGAATCGCATTTCCAATGTGCCCTCCGGAGAGATCTTTCCTGGCTTCTTCGACGAGTCGCTGGCGCGGCATCTCGACGGCCAATTCAATGTGGTGATTGAAGGATTGGGACTGCGCGCAGGTTGCATGAACTTCGATGCATTGGCCAACGAGGATAAGGTGTATATCCTCGACATCGGGCTTCGCAACGGAGGCAACTTCGTACCGGATGTCATCAAGCTATCGACCGGATTCGACCTAACCGAGGCCGCCGTATACAGCGCCCTTGGCGTTGACTACCCTTGCGAGAGTCTCTATTGCGCGAATCCCAAACCGGTTGCGTCGTATCTGATGGGGAGCCGTTTCAGCGGACGCTTTGAAGGCTACGAGTTCAGCCCGGAACTTAAGCCCTATGTCGTCGAGACGCGTCTCTTCGCCAAGCCTGGTTCTGATATTCAGCCTTTTACCCGCGCGGACATGGCGGCCGGAATTGCCTTCATGGAATTTCCGGATATGGACGTGCTGCGCGAATCGATGGAACACATCGAAGACTTGGTGAAGTTGCGCGTCGTGCCGGTTCGGGACGCGTATCGACACACAAACGGCAGTACCGGGCCGCGTCCAAAACGCGGAACGGTAGTCGACGGCGAGTTCAAGGAGTTTCCCGAACTGATATCTCCCTTCCTCCGGCAGAAGCTTATCGACGCCGAAGCGAACAATAATCAAGACATCTTGCGAGTGCTCGGCAGGCAATATGTCGAGACTGCGGAAGAATCGCACATTCGCGTGGAAGAGGGCCTGAAACACTACGAAGCGAGCGAGCAGATCATTTGGGAAGGCGAGCGTCTGCACGGAGTCGAGCGCCTGTACCGGCGCCTGATTCTCTTCGAGCCGTTGTACCAATGCGTCGCTCACTGCCGATACTGCCTGCGCCGCAACTACGAACCGTTCCATCAGACACGCGAAGATATTCGACGGATCGCACGTTACGTCGGCCAGGCGGAGGGACACGACGAACTGAGGGAGGTCCTTGTCACCGGCGGCGATCCGTTCCTTGCGCCGCACAAGGTGGAGGAGTTTCTCGACGCGATCTCTGAGTGTGCGCCTCAGATTCAAATCGTTCGCGTGGCTACGCGCGTGCCGATTCATCAGCCCGACCGTGTGAACGATCGGCTTCTCGCAACGTTAGGAAAACCGTATCCGTTCCGAGTGGAAGTCGCCACCCAGATCAATCATGCATTGGAGCTATTTCCCGAGGTCGAGGAGGCATACCGGCGCGTTCTGGATACGGTCCGGGTTGTGTACAACCAAACGGTGCTGTTGCGCGGCGTGAACGATACGCTCGATGAATTGGTTGAGTTGTGCGATCGACTCCGGTTGATCGGTATCGAAAATCATTACCTGTTTCACTGCGTGCCCATCGGCGGATTGAACAGCCTGCGCACACCGCTCATGCGCGGAATCGAACTGGCGCGCGCCCTCTCGTCCTGCGGCCGTATCTCGGGCCGGGCGAAGCCCCAATTCGCCGTCATGACGGCTATCGGCAAGATCACGCTCTACGAGGGCGCGATTGTGGATCACAAAGACAACAAGTACTTGTTGCGCTCGGACTACGACTACGAAGAGCGCTTGGCCTGGAATCCAACGTGGCGCTTGCCTGCCAACGCCGTCGTAGGCGCGGACGGAAAGCTCTGCGTGTGGTACGAAGATGCCGCCGAGGAAGTTGTTCGGGCGCCGCACAGTCCTGCCTTGGCGGTGAGAGGGTAG